The Streptomyces sp. NBC_00344 genome includes a window with the following:
- a CDS encoding discoidin domain-containing protein, with the protein MSAPSTGLPVALRSSPPERRSLAALVVTVLVAALLLALPLAQAHADPTLLSQGKPVTASSEESGGTVAANAVDGNDGTRWSSAFSDPQWIRVDLGAQASLSKVVLKWEAAYAKAYQIQVSTDGSSWTNAYSTTTGAGGTETVSVSGTARYVRVNGTARATGYGYSLWEFQVYGTTGSGGGGTIPGGGDLGPNVTVFDPSTPDIQAKVDDVFHQQESAQFGDGRKALLFKPGTYNNINAQLGFYTSIAGLGLNPDDTTFNGDVTVDAGWFNGNATQNFWRSAENLALNPVSGTDRWAVAQAAPFRRMHVKGGLNLAPNGYGWASGGYIADSKIDGTVGPYSQQQWYTRDSSVGGWTNGVWNMTFSGVQGAPAQSFPTQPYTTLDTTPVSREKPFLYLDGNDYKVFVPAKRTNARGVTWDHGAPQGTSIPLSQFYVVKAGATAATINQALAQGLNLLFTPGIYHLDQTINVNRADTVVLGLGLATIVPDNGVTAMKVADVDGVKLAGFLIDAGPVNSQVLLQVGPAGSSADHSANPTTVQDVFVRIGGAGAGKATTSMEINSNNTIIDHTWLWRADHGTGVGWETNRADYGLTVNGNNVLATGLFVEHFNKYDVQWNGQNGKTIFFQNEKAYDPPNQAAVQDGSNKGYAAYRVADSVNTHEAWGLGSYCNFTADDTIRQDRGFLVPDKPGVKFHDVLVVSLGGKGQYNHVINNTGSPTSGTSTVPSNVVSYP; encoded by the coding sequence GCCGCGAACGCCGTCGACGGTAACGACGGAACCCGCTGGTCGAGCGCCTTCTCGGACCCCCAGTGGATCCGGGTCGACCTGGGCGCGCAGGCATCGCTCAGCAAGGTCGTGCTCAAGTGGGAGGCCGCTTACGCGAAGGCCTACCAGATTCAGGTCTCCACCGACGGCAGCAGCTGGACCAACGCGTACTCCACCACCACGGGAGCCGGCGGCACCGAGACGGTCAGCGTCTCCGGCACCGCTCGTTACGTCCGGGTGAACGGCACCGCCCGCGCCACCGGTTACGGCTACTCCCTCTGGGAGTTCCAGGTGTACGGCACCACCGGCAGCGGAGGCGGCGGGACCATCCCCGGCGGCGGCGACCTCGGCCCCAACGTCACGGTCTTCGACCCGTCCACGCCCGACATCCAGGCCAAGGTGGACGATGTGTTCCACCAGCAGGAGTCGGCCCAGTTCGGCGACGGCCGCAAGGCACTGCTGTTCAAGCCGGGCACGTACAACAACATCAATGCCCAACTCGGCTTCTACACCTCGATCGCCGGCCTCGGCCTCAATCCCGACGACACCACGTTCAACGGTGATGTGACCGTCGACGCGGGCTGGTTCAACGGCAACGCCACCCAGAACTTCTGGCGCTCGGCCGAGAACCTCGCGCTCAACCCGGTGAGCGGCACCGACCGCTGGGCAGTCGCGCAGGCCGCACCGTTCCGCCGGATGCACGTCAAGGGCGGGCTCAACCTGGCCCCCAACGGCTACGGCTGGGCCAGCGGCGGCTACATCGCCGACAGCAAGATCGACGGCACCGTGGGACCGTACTCCCAGCAGCAGTGGTACACCCGTGACAGCTCGGTCGGTGGCTGGACCAACGGTGTCTGGAACATGACGTTCTCCGGCGTCCAGGGAGCGCCGGCACAGAGCTTCCCGACGCAGCCCTACACCACGCTGGACACCACACCGGTCTCCCGCGAGAAGCCGTTCCTGTACCTGGACGGCAACGACTACAAGGTGTTCGTGCCCGCCAAGCGCACCAACGCCCGAGGTGTCACCTGGGACCACGGGGCTCCGCAGGGGACCTCCATCCCGCTGAGCCAGTTCTATGTGGTCAAGGCGGGCGCGACCGCTGCCACGATCAACCAGGCGCTTGCCCAGGGCCTCAATCTGCTGTTCACCCCCGGCATCTACCACCTCGACCAGACGATCAACGTCAACCGTGCCGACACCGTCGTCCTCGGCCTCGGCCTGGCCACGATCGTCCCGGACAACGGGGTGACCGCGATGAAGGTCGCCGATGTCGACGGCGTCAAGCTGGCCGGTTTCCTCATCGACGCCGGGCCCGTCAACTCGCAGGTACTGCTCCAGGTCGGCCCCGCCGGTTCGTCCGCCGACCACTCGGCGAACCCCACCACCGTCCAGGACGTCTTCGTCCGCATCGGCGGAGCCGGCGCAGGCAAAGCCACCACCAGCATGGAAATCAACAGCAACAACACCATCATCGACCACACCTGGCTCTGGCGCGCCGACCACGGCACCGGCGTCGGCTGGGAAACCAACCGGGCCGACTACGGGCTCACCGTCAACGGAAACAACGTCCTGGCCACCGGGCTCTTCGTCGAACACTTCAACAAGTACGACGTTCAGTGGAACGGCCAGAACGGGAAGACCATCTTCTTCCAGAACGAAAAGGCCTACGACCCGCCCAACCAGGCAGCCGTCCAGGACGGCAGCAACAAGGGCTACGCCGCCTACCGGGTCGCCGACTCCGTCAACACCCACGAAGCCTGGGGACTCGGCAGCTACTGCAACTTCACCGCGGACGACACCATCCGGCAGGACCGCGGATTCCTCGTCCCCGACAAGCCCGGCGTCAAGTTCCATGACGTCCTCGTCGTCTCCCTCGGCGGCAAGGGCCAGTACAACCACGTCATCAACAACACCGGATCACCCACATCCGGCACCTCCACCGTCCCCTCCAACGTCGTCTCCTACCCCTGA
- a CDS encoding alpha/beta hydrolase → MSTHTSGLLHARDGVQIATYSWLPETGRPRALVQIAHGASEHALRYDRFARHLTSHGYGVIASDHRGHGATAAATGGFGVAGDDAWRAVVDDLQAVGDQARALHPGVPVVLLGHSLGSMLARDYVQEYPDELAGVILSGTFRSLPGPGAEFETSVAALEREIAEHGREAPSSYIPDLFASFNGPFEHRTGFEWLSRDEKEVDAYAADERCGFPFSAGLALDWVRAVRKINDPSQLARIPADLPVHVVVGSEDPCNQRMTLVYELLEDFRYIGVEDLSWKAYEGARHEILNEVNRAEVQEDLVGWLDGHV, encoded by the coding sequence ATGAGCACCCACACCTCGGGACTGCTGCACGCGCGGGACGGCGTGCAGATCGCCACCTACAGCTGGCTGCCGGAGACCGGCAGGCCGCGCGCCCTTGTCCAGATCGCCCACGGCGCGTCCGAGCACGCCCTGCGCTACGACCGCTTTGCCCGCCACCTGACCTCCCACGGCTATGGAGTGATCGCGTCGGACCATCGTGGTCACGGTGCCACCGCTGCGGCGACCGGCGGGTTCGGTGTGGCGGGCGATGACGCCTGGCGCGCTGTGGTCGACGACCTGCAGGCCGTCGGCGACCAGGCGCGAGCCCTGCACCCCGGAGTCCCCGTGGTGCTGCTGGGCCACAGTCTGGGCTCGATGCTGGCCCGTGACTACGTCCAGGAGTATCCGGACGAGCTGGCCGGAGTCATCCTCTCCGGAACGTTCCGCAGCCTCCCCGGGCCCGGTGCCGAGTTCGAGACGTCGGTCGCCGCACTGGAGCGGGAGATCGCCGAGCACGGCCGGGAGGCACCCTCCTCCTACATCCCGGACCTCTTCGCCTCTTTCAACGGCCCCTTCGAGCACCGCACCGGTTTTGAGTGGCTCTCCCGGGACGAGAAGGAGGTCGACGCCTATGCCGCGGATGAACGCTGCGGCTTCCCCTTCAGCGCGGGCCTGGCGCTGGACTGGGTACGGGCCGTACGGAAGATCAACGACCCGTCGCAGCTGGCGCGTATCCCGGCCGACCTGCCGGTCCATGTGGTCGTGGGCAGCGAGGACCCGTGCAATCAGCGGATGACGCTGGTGTACGAGCTGCTGGAAGACTTCCGCTATATCGGCGTCGAGGATCTGAGCTGGAAGGCGTACGAAGGCGCACGTCACGAGATCCTCAACGAGGTGAACCGTGCGGAGGTCCAGGAGGACCTGGTCGGCTGGCTCGACGGCCACGTCTGA
- a CDS encoding GAF domain-containing protein: MTYDPTGRLLLTPVDREAPARARRLRRLGLGERADDAFDDFARRLAHATKAPYAMVNFIDENRQFFAGLHTPTGTYSGSDLSAVAAAGGIHRIMARDHGYCPHVVARRRALVLEDVCDYPRFAGNPVVDEIGIRSYLGAPLIDRTGIALGAVCVVDTVPRQWGLAGLETIKAAAAELVAQIHRREDGGI, from the coding sequence ATGACATACGACCCGACAGGCCGGCTGCTGCTGACCCCGGTCGACCGGGAGGCACCCGCCCGGGCGCGGCGACTGCGCCGGCTCGGCCTCGGTGAGCGTGCCGACGACGCCTTCGACGATTTCGCCCGCCGCCTGGCCCACGCCACCAAGGCGCCGTACGCGATGGTCAACTTCATCGATGAGAACCGGCAGTTCTTCGCCGGGCTGCACACTCCGACCGGTACGTACTCCGGGAGCGATCTCAGTGCCGTGGCGGCCGCCGGAGGAATTCACCGCATCATGGCCCGCGATCACGGCTACTGTCCGCACGTGGTCGCGCGTCGGAGGGCGCTCGTACTGGAGGACGTCTGTGACTACCCGCGCTTCGCCGGAAACCCCGTGGTCGACGAGATCGGCATCCGCTCCTACCTGGGGGCACCGCTCATCGACCGGACGGGCATCGCGCTCGGTGCGGTGTGCGTGGTCGACACCGTGCCGAGGCAGTGGGGTCTCGCCGGGCTCGAGACGATCAAGGCAGCGGCCGCAGAGCTGGTCGCCCAGATCCATCGTCGTGAGGACGGCGGTATCTGA
- a CDS encoding GTP-binding protein, translating to MAYDDGSDLFPTALKILVAGGFGVGKTTFVGAVSEISPLSTEETLTQAGEQTDSLEGVESKSTTTVAMDFGRITLDEHHVLYLFGTPGQERFWFLWDELSAGALGAVVLADTRRLVECFGAIDFFEQRGIGFVVAVNEFDGAFRYGAEEVRSALDLKPDIPVVLCDARIASSGIRTLVTLVGHLLDTTPAINQGVHR from the coding sequence ATGGCCTACGACGACGGCTCTGATCTCTTCCCCACCGCACTGAAGATCCTGGTCGCGGGCGGCTTCGGGGTCGGTAAGACGACCTTCGTGGGGGCGGTCAGCGAGATCTCACCGCTGAGTACCGAGGAGACACTGACCCAGGCGGGCGAGCAGACCGACAGTCTCGAGGGGGTCGAGTCCAAGTCCACGACCACCGTGGCCATGGACTTCGGACGGATCACCCTCGACGAACACCATGTGCTCTATCTCTTCGGGACACCCGGGCAGGAGCGCTTCTGGTTCCTGTGGGACGAGCTCTCCGCTGGTGCGCTGGGCGCGGTTGTGCTGGCCGACACCCGCCGGCTGGTGGAGTGCTTCGGGGCCATCGACTTCTTCGAGCAGCGCGGGATCGGATTCGTGGTCGCCGTCAACGAGTTCGACGGTGCCTTCCGCTACGGAGCCGAGGAGGTCAGATCCGCGCTGGACCTCAAACCGGACATCCCGGTGGTGCTCTGCGACGCCCGGATCGCCAGTTCGGGGATCCGCACCCTCGTCACGCTCGTCGGTCATCTGCTCGACACCACACCGGCCATCAACCAGGGAGTCCATCGATGA
- a CDS encoding DUF742 domain-containing protein, protein MSFPQDSPWLDEAAGRLIRPYAVSNGRTRPTAELDLLSQVMATGTVLPGHLGPEHTQARGLCERPTSVAEVAAHLRLPVVVTKVLLSDLMDCGAVTARAPRFDEEPTDISLLEAVLDGLRRRL, encoded by the coding sequence GTGTCCTTCCCCCAGGACAGCCCATGGCTCGACGAGGCGGCCGGACGGCTGATCCGTCCGTATGCGGTGAGCAACGGCCGCACCCGGCCGACAGCCGAACTCGACCTGCTGTCCCAGGTGATGGCGACCGGGACGGTGCTTCCAGGGCATCTCGGTCCCGAACACACCCAGGCGCGGGGACTGTGCGAGCGGCCGACCTCGGTGGCGGAGGTCGCGGCCCATCTGCGACTCCCCGTTGTCGTCACCAAAGTGCTGCTCTCCGACCTGATGGACTGCGGGGCGGTCACTGCGCGCGCCCCCCGCTTCGATGAAGAACCCACCGACATTTCTTTGCTGGAGGCAGTGCTCGATGGCCTACGACGACGGCTCTGA
- a CDS encoding roadblock/LC7 domain-containing protein encodes MASDVPTGHVSDLDWLLSGLVQRVPFTRNAVLLSADGLVKSVHGLDSDSADHMAALASGLYSLGRSAGARFGDNGEVRQVVVELDSTLLFVSTAGSGTCLAVLAGRETDAAVLGYEMAMLVKSVRPYLVTPPRRHAAATSVTGR; translated from the coding sequence ATGGCGAGTGATGTGCCGACCGGACATGTGTCCGATCTCGACTGGCTGCTGAGCGGCCTGGTCCAGCGCGTCCCTTTCACCCGCAACGCGGTCCTGCTCTCCGCGGACGGACTGGTGAAATCGGTGCACGGTCTCGACTCCGACAGCGCCGACCACATGGCGGCGCTCGCCTCCGGGCTGTACTCGCTCGGCCGCAGTGCGGGGGCGCGCTTCGGCGACAACGGTGAGGTCCGGCAGGTGGTGGTCGAACTCGACTCCACTCTGCTGTTCGTCTCGACCGCGGGGTCGGGCACCTGCCTCGCCGTACTGGCCGGCCGTGAGACGGACGCGGCCGTGCTCGGATACGAGATGGCGATGCTGGTGAAGAGTGTCCGGCCGTATCTGGTGACACCGCCCCGCAGGCATGCCGCCGCAACGAGCGTCACGGGGCGCTGA
- a CDS encoding ATP-binding protein — protein sequence MSHLRAPAARTDRPEGGRHGRTATRPVPPPGAGPAPSAPRRPRSVPPAPEARIRPQLLRTAILPTVVAALSGTAAVVFTIHSAGVHPSAALRGVLAACAALAAAAMAAAALGADRVARTVLDRCNVLRRASAHSQADLRSVVDRLRRGETLPAGRPAPNGSSRGDAFDLLAQELARAQEVAMASVVQASQLSSSVVDEQKVEVFVNLARRLQSLVHREIQLLDELENQVEDPELLKGLFHVDHLATRIRRHAENLAVLGGAISRRQWSNPVTLTEVMRSAIAEVEQYPRVKLVPPIDGTLRGHAVADVIHLLAELVENATVFSAPHTQVLLRAQRVTSGLAVEVEDRGLGMSVTETNRMNALLADPDQVNVGHLLQDGRIGLYVVSALARRHGISVRLQSNIYGGVQAVLVLPAGLLGTDQTGLQPAPASARAPQQPAPQRPEPAASSRRPQQPAGAPAAADALSGPLTPPPAPLPVREARGERPNPAAALPGAHHGPPPDGGTGVISRAGPSATGPGPARAPQHRPELPRRRSQEHLVPQLKDIPAPRAEDEHPAVHDPGLMAAFQRGISLAEAQPEREPDDAPHTDDDTFKE from the coding sequence ATGTCTCATCTTCGCGCACCCGCTGCGCGGACGGACCGCCCGGAAGGCGGACGGCACGGACGGACGGCCACCCGTCCCGTCCCCCCGCCGGGTGCCGGCCCGGCTCCGTCCGCTCCCCGCCGACCCCGATCCGTACCACCCGCACCCGAGGCCCGCATACGGCCACAGCTGCTGCGTACCGCCATACTGCCGACCGTCGTCGCGGCGCTCAGCGGCACAGCGGCCGTCGTGTTCACGATCCACTCCGCCGGAGTGCATCCTTCGGCAGCGCTGCGCGGGGTGCTTGCCGCTTGCGCGGCCCTCGCCGCGGCAGCGATGGCCGCCGCGGCGCTGGGCGCCGACCGGGTCGCCAGAACGGTGCTCGACCGGTGCAATGTGCTGCGCCGCGCCAGCGCGCACAGCCAGGCCGATCTGCGGTCCGTGGTCGACCGGCTCCGGCGCGGGGAGACCCTGCCCGCCGGACGACCCGCACCGAACGGCTCCTCCCGGGGTGACGCCTTCGACCTGCTCGCCCAGGAGCTCGCCCGCGCGCAGGAGGTCGCCATGGCCTCCGTGGTCCAGGCGTCCCAGCTCTCCAGCAGCGTGGTCGACGAGCAGAAGGTCGAAGTCTTCGTCAATCTCGCCCGCCGCCTGCAGTCGCTGGTACACCGCGAGATCCAGCTGCTCGACGAGCTGGAGAACCAGGTAGAGGACCCCGAACTGCTCAAGGGTCTTTTCCACGTCGACCATCTGGCCACCCGCATCCGCCGGCATGCGGAGAACCTCGCCGTTCTCGGCGGTGCGATCTCCCGGCGTCAGTGGTCCAACCCGGTGACGCTCACCGAGGTGATGCGCTCCGCGATCGCCGAGGTCGAGCAGTATCCGCGGGTCAAGCTGGTACCGCCCATCGACGGCACCCTGCGCGGGCACGCCGTCGCCGACGTGATCCATCTGCTGGCCGAGCTGGTCGAGAACGCCACCGTGTTCTCCGCCCCGCACACCCAGGTGCTGCTGCGGGCCCAGCGCGTCACCTCCGGGCTCGCCGTTGAGGTCGAGGACCGGGGCCTCGGCATGTCGGTCACCGAGACGAACCGGATGAACGCCCTGCTCGCCGACCCCGACCAGGTCAACGTCGGCCATCTGCTCCAGGACGGGCGGATCGGTCTGTACGTCGTCTCGGCCCTGGCGCGCAGGCACGGCATCTCGGTCAGGCTGCAGAGCAATATCTACGGCGGTGTGCAGGCTGTGCTGGTACTGCCCGCCGGGCTGCTGGGGACGGACCAGACAGGGCTTCAGCCCGCCCCGGCGTCCGCCCGCGCACCGCAGCAGCCTGCACCGCAGCGGCCGGAGCCTGCTGCCTCCTCGCGCCGGCCGCAGCAGCCTGCCGGTGCCCCGGCGGCTGCGGACGCGCTGTCCGGGCCGCTCACGCCCCCGCCCGCGCCGCTGCCCGTACGCGAGGCACGGGGGGAGCGGCCGAACCCGGCTGCCGCCCTCCCGGGCGCCCATCACGGGCCCCCGCCCGACGGCGGCACGGGGGTGATCAGCCGCGCCGGCCCGTCCGCCACCGGCCCCGGCCCGGCCCGCGCCCCGCAACACCGTCCGGAGCTGCCGAGACGCCGGAGCCAGGAGCACCTGGTTCCCCAGCTCAAGGACATTCCCGCGCCGCGCGCGGAGGACGAGCACCCGGCGGTCCACGACCCGGGGCTCATGGCGGCGTTCCAGCGCGGCATCAGCCTCGCCGAGGCGCAGCCGGAGCGGGAGCCCGACGACGCGCCGCACACTGACGACGACACCTTCAAGGAGTAG
- the msrA gene encoding peptide-methionine (S)-S-oxide reductase MsrA, with translation MTTTSTERAVLAGGCFWGMQDLVRRYPGVVSTRVGYTGGDVPDATYRHHGTHAEAIEIIFDPEKTTFRTILEFFFQVHDPTTPNRQGGDIGTSYRSGIYWTSEEQRLVAKDTIADVEASGLWPGRVVTELAPAGPFWEAEPEHQDYLERYPEGYTCHFVRPEWKLPHRDGAAAQ, from the coding sequence ATGACGACTACATCGACTGAGCGGGCGGTGCTCGCCGGAGGCTGCTTCTGGGGCATGCAGGACCTGGTTCGCCGCTACCCCGGCGTGGTCTCCACGCGTGTCGGCTACACCGGTGGTGACGTGCCCGACGCGACATACCGCCACCACGGCACGCACGCCGAGGCGATCGAGATCATCTTCGACCCGGAGAAGACGACGTTCCGCACCATCCTGGAGTTCTTCTTCCAGGTTCACGACCCGACCACGCCGAACCGCCAGGGCGGGGACATCGGCACCAGTTACCGGTCCGGCATCTACTGGACGAGCGAGGAGCAGAGGCTCGTCGCCAAGGACACCATCGCCGACGTCGAGGCGTCCGGGCTGTGGCCGGGGCGTGTGGTGACCGAGCTCGCGCCCGCCGGGCCGTTCTGGGAGGCCGAGCCCGAGCACCAGGACTACCTGGAGCGTTACCCGGAGGGCTACACCTGCCACTTCGTGCGGCCGGAGTGGAAGCTCCCCCACAGGGACGGCGCCGCCGCGCAGTGA
- a CDS encoding TetR/AcrR family transcriptional regulator: protein MPERRRGAALEKALLDAAWEELAVHGYARFTMDAVVKRAGTSPPVLYRRWSDRDELVRAAIVHTLKESRLDIPDTGSLREDVLTLMREINGTRVQLATVMIAHLAAYYQATGTRPSDLADPLTTGRKEAVDTLFDRAVERGEVSPERLTGRIKSLPFDLLRHEFLTTFAPAADHVLEEIVDTIFLPLVR, encoded by the coding sequence ATGCCCGAGCGGCGCCGCGGGGCGGCACTGGAGAAGGCTCTTCTCGATGCGGCCTGGGAAGAACTCGCCGTCCACGGCTACGCCAGGTTCACCATGGATGCCGTCGTCAAGCGGGCGGGTACCAGTCCGCCCGTGCTGTACCGCCGCTGGTCGGACCGCGACGAACTCGTCCGGGCGGCCATCGTCCACACCCTGAAGGAGTCCCGCCTGGACATTCCCGACACGGGAAGCCTGCGCGAGGACGTCCTCACCCTCATGCGGGAGATCAACGGCACTCGTGTGCAGCTCGCCACCGTCATGATCGCGCATCTGGCCGCCTACTACCAGGCGACCGGAACGCGCCCCAGTGACCTGGCCGACCCCCTCACGACCGGGCGCAAGGAAGCTGTCGACACGCTCTTCGACCGGGCCGTCGAGCGCGGCGAAGTCAGCCCGGAACGCCTCACCGGGCGCATCAAGTCCCTCCCCTTCGACCTGCTGCGCCACGAATTCCTCACGACCTTCGCACCCGCGGCCGATCACGTCCTCGAGGAGATCGTCGACACGATCTTCCTTCCCCTGGTGCGCTGA
- a CDS encoding MFS transporter yields MSTHNGTGPALAAVRSPDSPRSLREAWVALAGLSAVFLFEMLDNSILNVALPTIGRELHASTLALQWVTGAYAITFGGLMLVFGAMADRFGRRRIMLVGLVLLGVASLATAFVTTAEQLIAVRAVTGAAAAMTTPGSMALAFRLFEGDSLRVRAATLISTVGLVGLAIGPTVGGFVLAIAPWQTLLLVNVPIAVLAFIGVRTGIAQDEAAGLNRDPVDILGAVLGTATLVPTLVAPTLFVNEGTGSWEPWAATAAAAAGAFLFLFRELTARHPLLDLQLVARPLVSSGLAYKAAAGLATAGLGYLVTLQLQLDWGWSPAHAAIGMLPQVVVLVAGGVFVNPFVQRVGLDRAAWLSASAVVFGLAVYSLMGSVGYVWVAIALVLVAAGMRVVGVVAGVNVLRGLPKNRTTIGAALTDTATEVTSGVGIAVSGTILAGLFTGNIATSNWSTQQTADFHAAVTVSGLVLTTAAAALVGWAILRTRGATAGRASTSVADAIGTETGA; encoded by the coding sequence GTGAGCACTCATAACGGAACCGGACCCGCACTCGCGGCGGTTCGCTCCCCTGACTCGCCCCGGTCGTTGCGCGAGGCATGGGTGGCCCTGGCCGGACTGTCGGCAGTCTTTCTGTTCGAGATGCTGGATAACTCGATCTTGAACGTCGCACTGCCCACGATCGGACGCGAGTTGCACGCTTCGACGCTCGCCCTGCAGTGGGTGACGGGCGCGTACGCGATCACGTTCGGCGGGTTGATGCTGGTCTTCGGCGCGATGGCCGACCGGTTCGGCCGGCGGCGGATCATGCTCGTCGGCCTGGTACTGCTCGGCGTTGCGAGTCTGGCGACCGCTTTCGTCACCACTGCGGAGCAACTGATCGCCGTCCGCGCGGTGACGGGCGCTGCGGCGGCCATGACGACCCCAGGGTCGATGGCGCTGGCTTTCCGACTGTTCGAAGGGGACAGCCTGCGCGTCCGAGCTGCGACCCTCATCTCGACCGTGGGGCTGGTGGGTCTCGCGATCGGCCCGACGGTGGGTGGCTTCGTGCTCGCGATCGCTCCGTGGCAGACGCTGCTGCTGGTGAACGTGCCGATCGCGGTGCTCGCATTCATCGGCGTACGCACAGGAATCGCGCAGGACGAAGCGGCTGGTCTCAACCGCGATCCGGTGGACATCCTCGGTGCGGTGCTGGGCACGGCGACGCTCGTGCCGACGCTCGTCGCGCCCACACTGTTCGTGAACGAGGGCACCGGTTCGTGGGAACCGTGGGCGGCCACCGCTGCTGCCGCCGCGGGGGCGTTTCTCTTCCTCTTCCGCGAGCTCACAGCGCGCCATCCGCTCCTCGACCTCCAGCTCGTCGCTCGCCCCCTGGTTTCGAGCGGCCTGGCCTACAAGGCCGCGGCCGGGCTGGCGACCGCCGGCCTCGGTTACCTGGTGACACTGCAACTCCAGCTCGACTGGGGATGGTCACCCGCGCACGCTGCCATCGGGATGCTGCCGCAGGTCGTTGTCCTCGTCGCGGGCGGTGTGTTCGTCAATCCGTTCGTGCAGCGTGTGGGTCTCGACCGGGCCGCATGGCTCAGTGCCTCAGCGGTCGTGTTCGGGCTCGCCGTCTACAGTCTGATGGGCAGCGTTGGATACGTATGGGTGGCGATCGCACTCGTACTCGTGGCCGCCGGGATGCGCGTGGTCGGCGTTGTCGCCGGGGTCAACGTGCTCCGTGGCCTGCCGAAGAATCGGACCACGATCGGCGCTGCGCTCACCGACACCGCCACCGAGGTCACCTCCGGCGTCGGCATCGCCGTCAGCGGCACCATTCTCGCGGGGCTGTTCACCGGCAACATCGCTACATCGAACTGGAGTACGCAGCAGACCGCGGACTTCCACGCGGCAGTCACGGTGTCCGGCCTCGTACTCACCACTGCGGCCGCGGCGCTCGTCGGCTGGGCGATCCTGCGCACGCGGGGCGCCACGGCCGGCCGGGCGAGCACATCCGTCGCCGACGCGATCGGCACCGAGACCGGGGCATGA
- a CDS encoding methylated-DNA--[protein]-cysteine S-methyltransferase — protein MNTRHAVVVTVLGEVTVVASGDAITGLYFPHHWYMPSEASLGTRVAVADDALLDRARAQLGEYLDGGRTVFDLPTATDGDPLQERVWAVLNEIPFGETTTYGAIAERLGNKALAQSVGRAVGHNPISVIVPCHRVVGSDGRLTGYAGGLKRKQTLLELEETDEEESARLF, from the coding sequence ATGAATACGCGCCATGCGGTCGTCGTGACAGTGCTGGGCGAAGTGACGGTGGTGGCTTCGGGCGATGCGATCACCGGCCTGTACTTCCCGCATCACTGGTACATGCCGTCCGAGGCGTCCCTCGGCACCAGGGTCGCGGTCGCGGACGACGCTCTCCTCGACAGGGCGCGGGCCCAGCTCGGCGAGTATCTCGACGGCGGGCGGACCGTGTTCGACCTGCCGACGGCGACCGACGGCGACCCGCTCCAGGAGCGGGTCTGGGCCGTACTCAACGAGATTCCCTTCGGTGAGACCACGACCTATGGCGCCATAGCGGAACGCCTCGGGAACAAGGCCCTGGCGCAGTCGGTGGGCCGGGCCGTCGGTCATAATCCGATCTCCGTCATCGTGCCGTGCCACCGGGTGGTCGGCAGCGACGGGAGACTCACCGGCTATGCGGGCGGGCTGAAGCGCAAGCAGACGCTCCTCGAACTGGAAGAAACCGATGAGGAGGAGTCCGCCAGGCTCTTCTGA
- a CDS encoding TetR/AcrR family transcriptional regulator, with protein sequence MTATLEELADHGYGGLSLTRVAERAGVSKGLIWHYFADKDDLMESTAKTAVTTIRERIANSLDLTEPVPDIIRAALHRAAALTLTHRGELAALNHIVRNLRHPDGTPRLTLDTYETTYQAQESLFRRGQTEGTLRGFDTRVMAITYQGAVDMMIEYLGTKHPHIDPDDYADRLADILLAGIQRS encoded by the coding sequence ATGACCGCGACCCTGGAGGAACTCGCCGACCACGGCTACGGCGGCCTTTCGTTGACTCGTGTCGCCGAGCGGGCCGGCGTGTCCAAAGGCCTGATCTGGCACTACTTCGCCGACAAGGACGACCTGATGGAGTCCACCGCCAAGACGGCGGTGACCACCATCCGCGAACGCATCGCGAACTCGCTCGACCTGACCGAGCCCGTCCCGGACATCATCCGCGCGGCCCTGCACCGGGCCGCGGCCCTGACCCTCACCCACCGGGGAGAACTCGCCGCGCTGAACCACATCGTTCGCAATCTGCGTCACCCCGATGGCACGCCGCGCCTGACCCTCGACACCTACGAAACGACGTACCAAGCACAGGAATCACTGTTCCGACGCGGTCAGACCGAGGGAACCCTGCGTGGCTTCGACACCCGCGTGATGGCCATCACCTACCAAGGCGCGGTCGACATGATGATCGAGTACCTCGGAACGAAGCACCCCCACATCGACCCTGACGACTACGCCGACAGACTCGCAGACATCCTGCTCGCCGGCATCCAGCGAAGCTGA